A window of Formosa sp. Hel1_31_208 contains these coding sequences:
- a CDS encoding diacylglycerol kinase: MSKKESFVVNRLKSIGYAFKGALFLIRTESSIKTQMFCAIAVTIAGFYFDITQTEWLIQIAFIGLVMSMEGMNTAIEYISDFIHPERHETIGRIKDIAAGAVFIAAFCAFVAAMIIYLPKLF; encoded by the coding sequence ATGTCAAAAAAAGAATCATTTGTCGTTAATAGACTTAAAAGCATAGGTTATGCATTTAAAGGCGCACTATTTTTAATAAGAACCGAATCCAGCATAAAAACACAGATGTTTTGCGCGATAGCGGTCACTATTGCTGGATTCTATTTTGACATTACTCAAACCGAATGGTTAATTCAAATTGCATTTATTGGATTAGTTATGAGTATGGAAGGCATGAATACGGCTATCGAATATATCTCAGACTTTATCCATCCAGAAAGACATGAAACTATAGGACGTATAAAAGATATTGCCGCTGGCGCTGTCTTTATTGCTGCATTTTGTGCATTTGTGGCCGCGATGATTATTTATTTACCGAAGCTGTTTTAA
- a CDS encoding outer membrane lipoprotein carrier protein LolA, whose translation MKQIIVILVFLMSSAGFSQNSKKAEALLNEVYDKVNSYDNIAIDFKYVLENQSENIKQETRGDVTMQGEKYLLNILGYTRLFDGKKLYTINPEDEEVTISSDNAEDENTITPSKMMSFYKDGYTYAMDIIQDVKGRKIQFVKLYPIDTNSEIKEVFLGIDAKTKHIYRLIEIGENGTKTTLTVNSFKTNEPISKTLFTFDADKYKDYYINKLD comes from the coding sequence ATGAAACAAATAATTGTGATATTAGTATTTTTAATGAGTAGTGCAGGATTTTCTCAAAATTCAAAAAAAGCAGAAGCCTTACTCAATGAGGTTTATGATAAAGTGAATTCATATGACAACATAGCTATAGATTTTAAATACGTGCTTGAAAATCAGAGTGAGAATATCAAACAGGAAACACGAGGTGATGTGACCATGCAAGGTGAAAAATACCTATTAAATATACTTGGTTACACCCGGTTATTTGATGGTAAAAAATTATATACAATTAACCCTGAGGATGAAGAAGTCACAATTTCTTCGGATAATGCTGAAGATGAAAACACAATCACGCCAAGTAAAATGATGTCTTTTTATAAAGATGGCTATACCTATGCTATGGATATTATTCAAGATGTTAAAGGTCGTAAGATTCAATTCGTGAAATTATATCCAATTGATACAAATTCTGAAATCAAAGAAGTATTTCTAGGTATTGATGCAAAAACTAAACATATTTACCGACTTATTGAAATAGGTGAAAACGGCACAAAAACAACACTAACTGTTAATTCTTTTAAAACTAACGAACCAATATCGAAAACCTTATTTACTTTTGATGCAGACAAGTACAAAGATTATTACATCAATAAACTAGATTAG
- a CDS encoding DNA translocase FtsK: MAKKKTKSKSKAKTTPKFKKPSFKLSSQQKLIFGSLLIILGVLMFIAFLSFFFTGKADQSTISELASRDIEAQNWLNKLGAWVSDLFINKGFGVSSFIFSGLLFLSGIYITLDINKARLRRHWIWGTLIVIWLSVFFGFFSHKFDALGGTIGFELNSFFQDYIGKIGTILLLVFVLITYLAIRFGINGDSFVKLFNRAKSDLKSEMESTTEKDQNFTVDNDLSAEADAIKSAFDLKIEDTKPAETKISTSPSDKKTTLEPQLKVEVSEEPKQESNLDIEIEAVEEEVSETNNLSDKLVEDFGQFDPTLELSKFQFPPLDLLKKYDTEGITINQEELEENKNRIVETLNNYKIGIASIKATIGPTVTLYEIVPDAGVRISKIKNLEDDIALSLSALGIRIIAPIPGKGTIGIEVPNKNATIVSMRSVIASQKFQKSEMELPIAFGKTISNETFVVDLAKMPHMLMAGATGQGKSVGLNAVLTSLLYKKHPAEVKFVLVDPKKVELTLFNKIERHYLAKLPDSEEAIITDNTKVINTLNSLCIEMDNRYEMLKNALCRNIKEYNTKFKARKLNPNDGHHFLPYIVLVVDEFADLIMTAGKEVETPIARLAQLARAIGIHLIIATQRPSVNVITGIIKANFPARIAFRVTSKIDSRTILDGSGADQLIGRGDMLYTQGNDITRIQCAFVDTPEVEKITEFIGGQKAYPEAYLLPEYVGEESGTSLDNNIDDRDKLFREAAEIIVTAQQGSASLLQRKLKLGYNRAGRLIDQLEAAGIVGGFEGSKARQVLVPDLVALDELLANEI, from the coding sequence ATGGCGAAGAAAAAAACGAAATCTAAAAGCAAAGCTAAAACCACGCCTAAATTTAAAAAACCAAGTTTTAAATTATCAAGTCAGCAAAAACTGATTTTTGGTAGTTTATTAATTATTCTCGGGGTTTTAATGTTTATTGCTTTTTTATCATTTTTCTTTACTGGTAAAGCAGATCAGAGTACAATTTCAGAATTAGCGTCTCGTGACATTGAAGCACAAAACTGGCTCAATAAACTGGGTGCCTGGGTGAGTGATTTATTCATTAACAAAGGTTTTGGAGTCTCGTCCTTTATTTTTTCGGGCTTATTGTTTCTATCTGGCATCTATATCACTTTAGATATTAATAAAGCACGTCTACGACGCCATTGGATTTGGGGAACCCTTATTGTTATTTGGCTTTCAGTATTCTTCGGTTTCTTTTCACACAAGTTTGATGCCCTAGGCGGTACTATCGGTTTTGAACTGAACAGTTTCTTTCAGGATTATATTGGTAAAATAGGTACTATTCTCTTACTTGTTTTCGTGTTGATTACCTATTTAGCGATTAGATTTGGAATTAATGGCGACTCTTTTGTGAAATTATTTAATCGCGCTAAAAGTGATCTTAAAAGCGAGATGGAATCCACTACAGAAAAAGATCAAAATTTTACCGTGGATAATGATTTATCTGCGGAAGCCGACGCTATTAAATCGGCTTTTGATCTCAAAATTGAAGATACCAAACCCGCAGAAACAAAAATCTCAACATCACCATCAGATAAAAAAACAACCCTTGAACCTCAATTAAAAGTTGAAGTTTCAGAAGAACCAAAACAAGAGTCTAATTTAGACATTGAAATAGAGGCTGTTGAAGAAGAAGTGTCAGAAACGAATAATCTATCTGATAAATTAGTGGAAGACTTTGGTCAATTTGACCCAACGTTGGAATTGAGTAAATTTCAGTTCCCACCACTTGATTTATTGAAAAAATATGATACAGAAGGTATAACAATCAATCAAGAAGAACTTGAAGAAAATAAAAATCGAATTGTAGAAACTTTAAATAACTACAAGATAGGAATTGCTAGTATCAAAGCCACAATTGGTCCGACAGTCACTCTCTACGAGATTGTTCCTGATGCTGGTGTTCGTATTTCGAAAATCAAAAACCTAGAAGATGATATTGCTTTATCCTTATCTGCTTTAGGTATTCGTATAATTGCTCCCATTCCAGGGAAAGGGACCATTGGTATTGAAGTGCCTAATAAAAATGCTACCATTGTATCCATGCGTTCTGTTATCGCATCTCAGAAATTTCAGAAATCTGAAATGGAACTACCCATTGCTTTTGGTAAAACCATTAGTAATGAAACTTTCGTGGTTGATCTTGCTAAAATGCCTCATATGTTGATGGCCGGTGCAACTGGTCAAGGTAAATCGGTTGGATTAAATGCGGTACTTACCTCATTACTCTATAAAAAACATCCAGCAGAAGTTAAGTTTGTTTTAGTCGATCCTAAAAAAGTAGAATTGACGTTATTCAATAAAATAGAACGTCATTATTTAGCTAAGCTTCCTGATAGTGAAGAAGCCATTATTACCGATAATACCAAAGTAATAAATACATTGAATTCCCTTTGTATTGAAATGGACAATCGTTATGAGATGCTAAAAAATGCCCTGTGTCGTAACATCAAAGAATACAACACTAAGTTTAAAGCTAGAAAATTAAATCCTAATGATGGCCATCATTTCTTGCCTTATATTGTATTAGTGGTAGATGAGTTTGCCGACTTGATTATGACTGCAGGAAAAGAAGTAGAAACACCTATTGCTAGATTAGCACAATTAGCTCGTGCTATTGGTATTCATTTAATTATTGCCACTCAGCGACCTTCCGTTAATGTAATTACCGGTATTATTAAAGCCAATTTCCCTGCACGTATAGCTTTTAGAGTAACTTCAAAAATTGATTCTCGTACTATTTTGGATGGCTCAGGTGCAGACCAATTAATTGGTAGAGGTGACATGCTATACACCCAAGGCAATGACATAACGCGAATTCAATGTGCATTTGTTGACACGCCTGAAGTAGAAAAAATTACAGAATTTATCGGCGGACAAAAAGCGTATCCGGAAGCCTATTTACTTCCTGAGTATGTCGGTGAAGAAAGTGGCACAAGTCTTGATAATAATATAGATGACAGAGATAAGTTGTTTAGAGAAGCTGCCGAAATTATTGTAACGGCGCAACAAGGTTCTGCTTCTTTATTACAACGAAAACTAAAACTTGGTTACAATAGAGCTGGTCGTTTAATTGATCAATTAGAAGCCGCAGGTATAGTAGGTGGTTTTGAAGGCAGTAAAGCGCGTCAGGTACTAGTTCCAGATTTAGTGGCTCTAGATGAATTATTAGCAAACGAAATTTAA
- a CDS encoding LptF/LptG family permease, translating into MKILDRYILTTYLKTFLSVFIILMFIFVLQAIWLYIGDLAGKDLDTFIIVKLLLYLTPTLIPLILPLTILVVSIMVFGQFAENYEFAAMKSTGISLQRAMKSLSVFIVLLGIITFFFSNNVIPWANYNVYNLRKNIAQVKPALAIAKGQFNEIGTYNIKVEDKTGENGQFLKNVVIHKKAASNSKNRTVIISESGELKSSENSNILQLVLYNGHYYEEIFSRKPSQTKKKPYAKSYFEEYTINVDLEGLNDVDIDDKSYDNRYNMLDVNALNFTIDSLYKQKSERLKTFSNTLYNRTSAAKLNDNISPKQDSIFKGDDLISIFNNRTKVQLLNLAQNTINSTKQIISTNKQNFTVQTKWRNKHVQSLHDKYVLGLACIILFFVGAPLGALIRKGGIGLPLVIAILLFLTYHFIGIFAKNSSLDDSVNPIAATWLSTIIMLPLSIYLTRRATKDRPLFESEGLLEPMKKLFGIKSKTLSYDRSLLDVNSEAYQTLNSYDNDKLIDVLKHYREYDYSIEYKNSSLALLNARGITEQQLKFAGNLTDHSYEESIRLKYLYEENSKLAFVLYALSLLLILPGAVLRNNGFPTTGSVLFFAGIGLGVIYLFALIKSFIDHANLYKQLEKNSVSNALVFVLFGLPLYAFIYFYQKKKIKEDLKLSAVKKQTIVPNASQITNIKGYSDQLKDYKAYSKFALIFYCIGVVLFVLYLVFKNNKLPAAESASIELSAVSGFLFMIYTVITSIHYNSLQKLTEQHNMSKHMLWTVLSIVFYPVVYFLRRNKINKDVSA; encoded by the coding sequence ATGAAAATACTAGATAGGTATATACTTACGACCTACCTAAAAACATTTTTGAGCGTGTTTATTATACTCATGTTCATTTTTGTTTTACAGGCGATCTGGTTATATATTGGTGACCTCGCAGGTAAAGATTTAGATACTTTTATCATTGTTAAATTACTGCTGTATCTCACGCCTACCCTTATTCCGTTAATTTTACCGCTTACCATATTGGTGGTATCTATTATGGTATTTGGTCAATTTGCAGAGAACTATGAATTTGCCGCTATGAAATCTACAGGCATTTCATTGCAGCGTGCAATGAAAAGCTTGAGTGTCTTTATCGTTTTACTCGGAATTATCACCTTCTTTTTTTCAAATAATGTTATTCCGTGGGCCAACTACAACGTTTATAATCTCAGAAAAAATATTGCGCAGGTAAAACCAGCTTTGGCCATTGCTAAAGGACAGTTTAACGAAATAGGCACCTATAATATTAAGGTAGAGGACAAAACTGGTGAAAATGGCCAATTTCTAAAGAATGTGGTTATTCACAAAAAAGCGGCAAGTAATTCGAAAAATCGCACTGTTATCATTTCCGAGAGTGGTGAATTAAAGAGCAGTGAAAACTCAAATATCTTGCAGCTCGTTCTTTATAATGGACATTATTACGAAGAAATTTTCAGTAGAAAACCTAGTCAGACCAAGAAGAAGCCTTATGCGAAGAGTTACTTTGAAGAGTACACCATAAATGTAGATCTGGAAGGGCTCAATGACGTTGATATTGACGATAAAAGTTATGATAATCGCTATAATATGCTTGATGTAAATGCTTTAAATTTCACCATAGACAGCTTATATAAACAAAAGTCAGAACGTTTAAAAACATTTTCAAACACTTTATATAATAGGACGAGTGCAGCCAAACTAAACGATAATATTTCACCCAAACAAGATTCTATTTTTAAAGGTGACGATTTAATTTCAATTTTTAATAATCGTACCAAGGTACAATTATTGAATCTAGCACAAAATACTATTAATAGTACTAAACAAATTATTAGTACGAACAAACAAAACTTCACAGTACAAACCAAATGGCGTAATAAGCACGTACAATCGTTGCATGACAAATACGTTCTAGGCTTGGCCTGTATTATCCTGTTTTTTGTTGGAGCACCTTTAGGAGCACTCATTAGAAAGGGCGGTATCGGATTACCTCTTGTTATTGCGATTCTTCTATTCTTAACCTATCATTTTATTGGCATTTTTGCTAAAAACAGCTCATTAGATGATTCGGTTAATCCAATTGCAGCCACTTGGTTATCAACAATAATCATGTTGCCATTGAGCATATATCTCACACGTCGTGCAACTAAAGACAGACCATTATTTGAATCTGAAGGCCTATTAGAGCCCATGAAAAAACTGTTTGGTATTAAAAGCAAAACGCTCTCTTATGACAGAAGCTTATTAGATGTAAACTCCGAGGCCTACCAAACTCTAAACAGTTATGATAATGATAAACTTATCGATGTATTAAAGCACTACAGAGAATACGATTACAGTATTGAATACAAAAATTCATCACTAGCACTATTAAATGCTAGAGGTATCACAGAACAACAATTAAAATTTGCGGGCAACCTCACAGATCATAGTTATGAAGAGTCTATTCGATTAAAGTACTTATATGAAGAAAACTCAAAGCTTGCTTTTGTATTATATGCCTTATCACTACTGCTAATACTCCCAGGTGCAGTTCTACGAAATAACGGCTTCCCTACAACTGGTAGTGTGCTGTTTTTTGCGGGAATTGGTTTGGGTGTTATATATCTCTTTGCATTAATCAAATCGTTCATTGATCACGCTAATTTATACAAACAATTAGAGAAGAACAGTGTGTCTAATGCGTTAGTTTTTGTGTTATTCGGTTTACCCCTTTATGCTTTTATCTATTTCTACCAAAAGAAAAAAATTAAAGAAGATTTAAAATTAAGTGCTGTTAAAAAGCAGACGATTGTACCTAATGCATCTCAAATTACTAATATTAAAGGGTATTCAGACCAATTAAAGGATTACAAAGCCTATTCTAAATTCGCCTTAATTTTCTATTGCATTGGTGTTGTTCTATTTGTGCTTTATTTAGTTTTTAAAAACAATAAGCTTCCGGCCGCAGAATCTGCATCGATTGAGCTTTCAGCCGTATCAGGATTTTTATTTATGATTTATACAGTCATCACAAGTATACATTATAACAGTCTCCAAAAGTTGACCGAACAACATAACATGTCGAAACATATGTTGTGGACGGTTCTTAGTATCGTGTTTTATCCGGTAGTCTATTTTTTAAGACGTAATAAAATCAACAAAGACGTTTCAGCATAG
- the tpx gene encoding thiol peroxidase — MAIVTLGGDTVHTSGTLPAVGTDAPDFKLTATDLSAKSLNDYAGHQLVLNVFPSVDTGTCAQSMRTFNKAASSLDNTKVLCISRDLPFAMARFCGAEGLDNVESLSDFRDGNFGSSYGLDFTDGAFQALLSRCVIVINSHGKVIYTEQVSEIADEPNYEAALNALQ, encoded by the coding sequence ATGGCAATAGTAACTTTAGGTGGTGACACTGTGCATACATCTGGAACATTACCTGCAGTAGGGACCGACGCTCCAGATTTCAAATTAACAGCAACAGATTTATCTGCAAAATCTTTAAACGATTACGCTGGGCATCAATTAGTATTAAACGTATTTCCAAGTGTTGATACAGGCACATGTGCTCAATCTATGAGAACATTTAATAAGGCGGCAAGCAGCTTAGATAATACCAAAGTACTATGTATTTCTAGAGATTTACCATTTGCTATGGCGCGTTTTTGTGGTGCTGAAGGTTTAGATAATGTGGAAAGTCTATCTGATTTTAGAGATGGTAATTTCGGAAGCTCTTATGGTCTGGATTTCACAGATGGTGCTTTTCAAGCCTTATTATCTCGATGTGTCATTGTTATAAACTCTCACGGAAAAGTCATTTATACAGAACAGGTCTCAGAGATTGCTGATGAGCCTAACTACGAGGCGGCTTTAAATGCTTTACAATAG